In Pedobacter sp. SL55, the following proteins share a genomic window:
- a CDS encoding TonB-dependent receptor yields MISNFFKLVLILISFSFLSISGAFAQQTFKISGHVKSGDSRIEAATINIVEAKRNIMADSLGNYEVELRAGNYTFVISAIGMATLRKTVKVSKNTKLNFELEDSANNLDEIVISTAKDDRSLSSPQMGAERLTMKTIKNIPLIFGERDILKAIQLLPGIKSAGEGGAGIYVRGGSADQNLVLMDDVPVYNAAHLLGFFSTFNPDAVEDITVYKTGMPSQFGGRLSSVLDIKMRQGETEKFSASGGIGLISSKLTLEGPIQKNKSSFIISGRRTYVDALLRLSPDSSINQNTLYFYDVNGKADFQLGENDKLTFSGYLGSDKLGLAKTFGLSWGNGIASAQWRHIFSQKLTSSTIASYTSYQNKIEVNTGIDNVRIFSQLKDWGLKQSFFWQASDKNLVKFGINSIYHTVTPGEITSEGASSYNPVNYQERFSLENALFASSDWQASEKLNIGFGLRLTGFSVLGGGDFLTVSPEGDILNSTYYKKGDFVKTYLNLEPRLSLSYLLNQQSSVKASYVRNTQNMHLISNSTSSRPSDKWLPSSLMVKPEISDQLAVGYYRNLLDNAFELNVESYYKTMDNQIDYRDGAETFNSDNIETQILYGIGRAYGLELLFKKKKGDFTGWLSYTLSKTERKIGEINGGNWYNARQDRTHEIALVGSYQLNKKWNLNASWIYYTGDAITFPTGKYNMDGQTFFYYTERNMYRMPAYHRLDLGANLQLKQKKNYSSELSFSLYNAYGRKNAYTIEFREAENDPTKTEVVRTSLFQFLPSISYNFKFK; encoded by the coding sequence ATGATATCTAATTTCTTTAAGCTTGTCTTAATCCTAATCAGCTTCTCTTTCTTAAGTATTTCTGGCGCATTTGCACAACAAACCTTTAAAATTTCGGGCCATGTAAAATCTGGAGATAGCCGGATAGAAGCAGCCACCATTAACATTGTGGAAGCAAAGCGAAACATAATGGCCGATAGCTTAGGTAATTACGAAGTAGAACTAAGGGCTGGAAACTATACTTTTGTCATTAGTGCCATAGGAATGGCTACTTTGCGGAAAACAGTAAAAGTTTCGAAGAATACAAAGCTCAATTTCGAATTAGAAGATAGCGCCAATAACCTCGATGAAATTGTAATTTCTACCGCCAAAGATGACCGCAGCTTATCTAGTCCGCAAATGGGAGCCGAACGTTTAACGATGAAAACCATCAAGAACATTCCGCTTATTTTTGGCGAACGTGATATTTTGAAAGCCATTCAGCTTTTGCCTGGCATCAAGTCGGCAGGCGAAGGTGGCGCCGGTATTTACGTACGCGGAGGCTCTGCAGATCAAAATTTAGTCCTGATGGATGATGTGCCTGTTTACAATGCAGCGCATTTGCTAGGCTTCTTCTCCACTTTTAATCCAGACGCTGTTGAAGATATTACAGTTTACAAAACCGGAATGCCCTCGCAATTTGGCGGCCGTTTATCTTCTGTGTTAGACATTAAAATGCGACAAGGAGAAACAGAAAAGTTCTCCGCATCGGGTGGCATCGGCTTAATTTCTTCTAAATTAACACTTGAAGGCCCCATCCAAAAAAACAAATCTTCTTTTATCATTTCTGGGAGAAGAACCTATGTAGATGCTTTGCTACGTCTTTCTCCTGATAGTTCTATCAATCAAAACACCTTATATTTTTATGATGTAAACGGCAAAGCCGATTTTCAGTTGGGAGAAAATGACAAATTAACTTTTTCTGGTTATTTGGGCAGCGATAAATTAGGTTTGGCAAAAACATTTGGTTTAAGCTGGGGAAATGGAATTGCGAGTGCGCAATGGAGACATATTTTTTCTCAGAAACTAACTTCTAGTACCATTGCTTCGTACACAAGCTATCAAAATAAAATAGAAGTAAATACTGGTATAGATAATGTACGTATATTTTCACAATTGAAAGATTGGGGCTTAAAGCAAAGCTTCTTTTGGCAAGCTTCGGACAAGAACTTAGTTAAATTTGGCATCAATTCTATTTATCATACTGTTACACCTGGAGAAATCACTTCAGAAGGCGCCTCTAGCTACAACCCTGTTAACTATCAAGAAAGGTTTTCTTTAGAAAATGCGCTTTTCGCCTCAAGCGATTGGCAAGCTTCCGAAAAACTAAATATTGGCTTTGGTTTGCGCTTAACTGGTTTTAGCGTTTTAGGCGGTGGCGATTTTTTAACCGTAAGTCCAGAGGGAGATATTCTTAATTCCACCTATTACAAAAAAGGCGATTTTGTAAAAACTTACCTCAACTTAGAACCACGTTTATCATTAAGTTATTTGTTAAACCAGCAAAGTTCAGTTAAGGCTTCTTACGTAAGAAATACGCAAAACATGCACCTTATTTCTAACTCTACCTCTAGTAGACCCAGCGATAAATGGTTGCCAAGTTCTTTAATGGTTAAACCAGAAATTTCTGATCAGCTTGCCGTAGGTTACTACAGAAATTTGTTAGATAATGCTTTTGAGTTAAATGTAGAGAGCTATTACAAAACCATGGACAATCAAATTGATTATAGAGATGGTGCAGAAACTTTTAATTCGGACAATATCGAAACCCAAATTTTATATGGTATAGGAAGGGCTTATGGTCTAGAGTTGCTATTTAAGAAAAAGAAAGGAGATTTTACTGGATGGCTAAGTTATACGCTTTCTAAAACCGAGCGAAAAATAGGAGAAATTAATGGAGGAAATTGGTATAATGCCCGCCAAGACCGTACACATGAAATAGCTTTGGTGGGTTCGTACCAACTGAATAAAAAGTGGAACCTGAATGCCTCTTGGATTTATTATACTGGAGATGCCATTACTTTTCCAACAGGAAAATACAATATGGATGGCCAAACATTTTTTTATTACACAGAAAGAAATATGTACCGCATGCCAGCTTACCATCGTTTAGATTTAGGAGCAAACTTACAGCTGAAGCAGAAGAAAAACTACAGCTCGGAACTCTCTTTTAGCTTATATAATGCCTATGGTAGAAAAAATGCTTACACTATAGAGTTTAGAGAAGCAGAAAACGATCCCACAAAAACCGAAGTGGTACGTACTTCATTGTTTCAATTTCTACCCTCAATTTCTTACAATTTCAAATTCAAATAG
- a CDS encoding DUF2784 domain-containing protein: MSLQLLDYFFTILHLLIIGANLFAWICPRTRKIHLYIVGATLFCWLILGIRYGIGYCPITDWQWQVKTKLGETDLPNSFVKYYLDKLVGRDIADTTVDVITLISFLVAIVCSVKVNFFNKAASQKARRLYFDRK; the protein is encoded by the coding sequence TTGAGTTTACAGCTTTTAGATTATTTTTTTACTATTCTTCATTTGCTCATTATTGGTGCCAATCTATTTGCTTGGATTTGTCCGAGAACTCGAAAAATTCATCTTTACATAGTTGGTGCCACTTTGTTTTGCTGGCTAATTTTGGGCATTAGGTATGGCATTGGCTATTGCCCAATTACTGATTGGCAATGGCAGGTTAAAACTAAACTAGGCGAAACTGATTTGCCTAATTCTTTCGTTAAATACTATTTAGATAAGTTGGTTGGAAGAGATATTGCAGATACAACTGTGGATGTGATTACTTTAATTTCTTTCTTGGTTGCTATTGTTTGTTCTGTAAAGGTTAATTTTTTTAACAAAGCTGCATCTCAGAAAGCTAGGAGACTTTATTTTGATCGCAAATAA
- the recG gene encoding ATP-dependent DNA helicase RecG encodes MFASNLETPLVYLKGVGPKRAELLQKELGVFTYEQLLHHYPFRYIDRTRFYKVNELNPDMPLVQVIGKLMTKETIGEKHKKRIVAKFADETGTMELVWFQSLKWVEDNIYRGNTYIAFGKPNFFNGGFSISHPDLETYPRQHTGKVTGNLTLQPIYHSTEKLKKSFLDSKGIQKLIYQILELHVNEVRETLPNYILEKYKLIGKKEALINIHFPTNTNALQQAERRLKFEELFFIQLQLLHNKHLRGLKFKGVVFSNVGERVNRFYNEIVPFDLTNAQKRVIKEIRIDTQRGAQMNRLVQGDVGSGKTVVALMSMLLANDNGCQACMMAPTEILARQHYESLVGMLKGELVNVAILTGSTTKKQRTILHQQLENGEIDILVGTHALIEDKVQFKNLGLVVIDEQHRFGVEQRAKLWRKNVVPPHVLVMTATPIPRTLAMTLYGDLDVSVIDELPAGRKPIETLHFVEGRRMRMFGMMKEEIAKGRQVYIVYPLIKESEKLDLLHLEAGIEQLSYQFPRPQYQISIVHGKLSNADKAYEMQRFIDGKTQIMVATTVIEVGVNVPNASVMVIENAERFGLSQLHQLRGRVGRGAEQSFCILMSKDKLNPTSKKRLETMVRTNNGFEISEIDLELRGPGDITGTMQSGTIELKVADLAKDQVILQEARNTVIEIFDKDPNVENPENSLLKSFLSKKNVGISFDKIS; translated from the coding sequence TTGTTTGCATCAAATTTAGAAACACCTCTTGTTTATTTGAAGGGCGTTGGGCCTAAACGTGCCGAGTTGCTACAAAAAGAGCTCGGGGTTTTTACCTACGAACAGCTGTTGCATCATTATCCTTTTAGGTACATAGATAGAACCCGCTTTTACAAAGTAAACGAGTTAAATCCTGATATGCCATTGGTGCAGGTTATAGGTAAACTCATGACTAAAGAAACCATTGGCGAAAAGCATAAAAAAAGAATTGTAGCCAAGTTTGCAGACGAAACCGGAACAATGGAATTGGTTTGGTTTCAGAGTTTAAAGTGGGTAGAAGACAATATTTATCGCGGAAATACCTACATCGCCTTTGGTAAGCCAAATTTCTTTAATGGAGGCTTTAGCATTTCGCATCCAGACTTAGAAACTTATCCTCGTCAGCATACGGGAAAAGTAACTGGAAACTTGACCCTACAGCCCATTTATCACTCTACCGAGAAACTCAAAAAGAGTTTTTTAGATAGCAAGGGTATCCAAAAGCTAATTTATCAAATCCTAGAACTTCATGTAAACGAAGTGAGGGAAACCCTGCCAAACTATATTTTAGAAAAATATAAACTCATTGGCAAAAAAGAAGCGCTGATTAACATCCATTTTCCAACAAACACCAATGCGCTGCAACAGGCAGAGCGTAGGTTGAAATTTGAAGAGCTTTTCTTTATTCAACTACAGTTGTTACACAACAAACATCTGCGAGGTTTAAAGTTTAAGGGCGTAGTATTTAGTAATGTAGGCGAGCGTGTAAATCGGTTTTATAACGAAATTGTCCCTTTTGATTTAACCAATGCACAAAAACGGGTAATTAAGGAAATTAGAATTGATACGCAGCGTGGCGCACAGATGAACCGTTTGGTGCAAGGCGACGTAGGAAGCGGAAAAACAGTGGTAGCGCTAATGAGCATGCTGTTAGCCAATGATAACGGCTGTCAGGCTTGTATGATGGCACCCACGGAAATTCTAGCTCGCCAGCATTACGAATCTTTAGTGGGGATGTTAAAAGGCGAGTTGGTTAATGTTGCCATTTTAACAGGAAGCACCACCAAAAAACAGCGTACCATCTTGCATCAGCAATTGGAAAATGGCGAGATTGATATCTTAGTAGGAACCCATGCGTTGATTGAGGATAAGGTACAGTTCAAAAACTTGGGCTTGGTAGTAATTGATGAGCAGCATCGGTTTGGTGTTGAGCAGCGAGCAAAACTTTGGAGAAAGAACGTGGTGCCGCCACATGTTTTGGTAATGACGGCTACGCCAATTCCTAGAACTTTGGCCATGACTTTGTACGGCGATTTGGATGTTTCTGTTATTGATGAACTACCGGCAGGAAGAAAGCCTATCGAGACGCTTCATTTTGTAGAAGGTAGGCGTATGCGCATGTTTGGCATGATGAAAGAAGAGATCGCCAAAGGCCGACAAGTATATATCGTTTATCCATTGATTAAAGAAAGCGAGAAGTTAGATTTGCTGCATTTGGAGGCAGGAATAGAACAGTTGAGCTATCAATTTCCTCGGCCCCAATATCAAATTAGCATTGTACATGGCAAGTTGAGCAATGCCGATAAAGCTTACGAGATGCAACGTTTCATTGATGGTAAAACGCAAATTATGGTGGCCACCACCGTTATTGAAGTTGGCGTAAATGTGCCTAATGCTTCGGTAATGGTCATAGAAAACGCAGAGCGATTTGGACTTTCTCAACTCCATCAGTTGCGTGGAAGGGTTGGGCGTGGCGCAGAGCAATCTTTCTGTATTTTAATGTCTAAAGACAAACTAAATCCCACTTCTAAAAAGCGATTGGAAACCATGGTGCGTACCAACAATGGGTTCGAAATTTCTGAAATAGATTTAGAGCTGCGTGGGCCGGGAGATATTACCGGAACCATGCAAAGCGGAACGATAGAGTTAAAAGTAGCAGATTTGGCCAAAGACCAAGTGATTTTGCAAGAAGCCAGAAATACAGTAATTGAGATTTTTGATAAAGATCCTAATGTTGAAAATCCTGAAAATAGTTTGTTAAAGAGTTTCCTTTCGAAGAAGAATGTTGGCATTAGCTTCGATAAGATATCTTAA
- a CDS encoding DUF763 domain-containing protein translates to MKKAGVADLPLHYGAVPPWLAERMAKLGLAITEQILANKGKDDFLSRMSSPFWFQSLGAVMGMDWHSSGITTSVMGALKKAINPNAATFGLYVCGGKGKFSRETPNELRKFASSNGLDSDQLVRSSKLSAKVDNTAIQDGFQLYQHNFIVSTEGHWTVVQQGMSDASATARRYHWHSVNVQSFTDAPHTFIYGQNQGKILNLTDKKAQPVKASMLEMMAEPPQKMLAEISKLVMPKHHDVQAKDVDLKRLGSILWLAQNNNISNFDELLLLDGLGPRTLQSLALVSEVIYGSPSRFKDPARFSFANGGKDGHPFPVPVDVYDETIKTLNDAIKKSKIGNADKAQAIQSLSQIAARVEKDFIPNGNFDELIAKEKADSWKYGGRTVFGKAKKPSNQLSLFE, encoded by the coding sequence ATGAAAAAAGCAGGAGTTGCCGATTTACCTTTACATTACGGAGCCGTGCCGCCTTGGTTGGCAGAGCGAATGGCCAAATTAGGCTTGGCAATTACCGAACAAATTTTGGCCAACAAAGGTAAAGACGATTTCTTGAGCAGGATGAGCAGCCCGTTTTGGTTTCAAAGTTTGGGCGCAGTAATGGGCATGGACTGGCATTCTTCTGGCATTACCACGTCGGTAATGGGCGCTTTAAAAAAAGCCATCAACCCTAATGCGGCCACTTTTGGTTTGTATGTTTGCGGTGGTAAAGGAAAATTCTCAAGAGAAACGCCTAATGAACTTAGAAAATTTGCATCATCTAACGGATTAGATAGTGATCAATTAGTTCGCAGCAGCAAGCTTTCTGCTAAAGTAGATAATACTGCCATTCAAGATGGTTTCCAGCTTTACCAGCATAACTTTATTGTGAGTACCGAAGGCCATTGGACCGTAGTGCAACAAGGCATGAGCGATGCTAGCGCTACCGCCCGAAGGTACCATTGGCATTCGGTAAACGTACAATCTTTTACTGATGCTCCCCACACTTTCATTTACGGACAAAACCAAGGAAAAATCTTAAACCTAACCGACAAGAAGGCTCAGCCTGTAAAAGCATCTATGTTAGAGATGATGGCAGAACCTCCTCAAAAAATGTTGGCAGAAATAAGCAAGCTGGTAATGCCCAAACATCACGATGTGCAAGCTAAAGACGTAGATTTAAAACGCCTAGGTTCTATCTTATGGCTGGCACAAAACAATAACATTTCTAATTTTGATGAGCTGCTACTTTTAGATGGGCTAGGACCGCGAACTTTGCAATCTTTAGCCTTAGTAAGCGAAGTGATTTACGGCAGTCCGTCACGTTTTAAAGATCCTGCTAGATTTTCATTTGCCAATGGCGGCAAAGACGGGCATCCATTTCCTGTTCCTGTTGATGTTTACGACGAAACAATTAAAACCTTAAACGATGCCATCAAAAAATCGAAAATTGGAAATGCAGATAAGGCACAAGCTATTCAGTCGCTTTCTCAAATTGCTGCCAGAGTAGAAAAAGACTTTATACCTAACGGGAATTTTGACGAATTGATAGCAAAGGAGAAGGCCGATTCTTGGAAATATGGAGGCAGAACTGTTTTTGGAAAAGCAAAGAAACCGAGCAATCAGTTGAGTTTGTTTGAATAA
- a CDS encoding DUF4249 domain-containing protein: MNNFKQIFAFLSMVFLLSSCEEVIELNLDTAAEKYVIEATLTDQANGARVLISKTKSYNSSNDFAGVSEAVVEIEDQLGNVTRLTESAKPGVYLHATLKGTPTQTYKLRITIAEQAFTATCTMPAVVALQDVYPYELNLFDGPRLFTHVKYTDPIGVKNFYRFIEYKNDVYTKSIMATNDEFTDGRTVNQTIFPYEFDEESKLKKGDKIKLEFLTIDEPVYKYWFSVDNGAQGGGDSAAPANPVSNIKGGAIGYFSAHTIQSKEYTVQ; encoded by the coding sequence ATGAATAATTTCAAACAAATCTTTGCTTTTCTTTCAATGGTATTTCTTCTATCCTCATGTGAGGAAGTGATAGAACTAAATTTAGATACGGCTGCAGAAAAATATGTAATAGAGGCCACATTAACAGATCAGGCCAACGGAGCTCGTGTATTAATTAGCAAAACCAAAAGCTACAACAGCAGTAATGATTTTGCCGGCGTTAGCGAAGCAGTAGTAGAAATAGAAGATCAACTAGGTAATGTAACTCGATTAACCGAAAGCGCAAAACCTGGAGTTTACCTACACGCAACTTTAAAAGGCACTCCTACACAAACTTATAAGCTTCGCATAACCATTGCAGAACAAGCATTTACAGCTACCTGTACCATGCCCGCTGTAGTTGCGCTGCAAGATGTTTACCCCTATGAGTTAAATTTATTTGATGGCCCTCGTCTGTTTACCCATGTGAAATATACAGATCCAATAGGCGTTAAAAACTTTTATCGTTTTATAGAATATAAGAACGATGTATATACTAAATCTATTATGGCAACTAATGATGAGTTTACCGATGGAAGAACGGTTAACCAAACCATATTTCCTTATGAGTTTGATGAGGAAAGCAAGCTCAAAAAGGGAGATAAAATTAAGTTAGAATTTTTAACTATTGACGAACCTGTTTACAAATACTGGTTTAGCGTAGATAATGGGGCACAAGGAGGTGGAGATAGCGCTGCACCAGCCAACCCTGTAAGTAACATTAAAGGAGGTGCCATTGGCTACTTCAGCGCACATACCATACAAAGCAAAGAGTACACGGTTCAGTAG
- a CDS encoding hydrogen peroxide-inducible genes activator, protein MTLVQLEYIVAVDTYRSFVSAAEKCFVTQPTLSMQIQKLEEFLGVKLFDRSKQPVTPTEIGTQIIEQARIVLQENSKIKEIISNQEQGITGELKIGIIPTIAPYLLPEVIASMLAKYPDLKLLIWEYTTEDIIHHLKTGVIDCGILATPLVDTNISEQPLYYETFVGYVSKNSKLYKKKTIDAEDFEEENIWLLNEGHCMRSQVLNICRSTKNNKLQALTYNTGSVETLIRMVDVNDGTTLLPELSLHDLNSKQLNKVRYFKSPEPVREISLVTHKSFVKKKMLNALREEILMLIPKGMKNRKKKDVVGI, encoded by the coding sequence ATGACCTTAGTTCAGCTTGAATATATTGTTGCCGTAGATACTTACCGAAGTTTTGTAAGTGCTGCCGAAAAGTGTTTTGTTACCCAACCAACTTTAAGTATGCAGATACAAAAGCTGGAAGAGTTTTTAGGTGTAAAGCTTTTTGATAGAAGCAAACAGCCTGTAACACCAACCGAGATTGGCACACAGATTATTGAGCAGGCTAGAATTGTATTGCAAGAAAACAGCAAGATCAAGGAAATTATCAGTAACCAAGAACAGGGAATAACCGGAGAATTAAAGATTGGCATTATTCCAACTATTGCTCCATATTTGCTGCCCGAAGTAATTGCCTCGATGCTTGCCAAATACCCCGACTTAAAACTATTGATTTGGGAATACACCACAGAAGATATTATCCATCATTTAAAAACAGGAGTAATAGATTGCGGAATTTTAGCCACCCCCTTGGTAGACACCAACATTAGCGAACAGCCTTTGTATTACGAAACCTTTGTGGGCTACGTAAGCAAGAACAGCAAGCTCTATAAAAAGAAGACGATAGATGCAGAAGATTTTGAAGAAGAGAACATTTGGCTCTTAAACGAAGGCCACTGCATGCGTTCACAAGTGCTAAATATTTGCCGATCTACCAAGAACAATAAACTGCAGGCTTTAACCTATAATACCGGCAGCGTAGAAACTTTAATTAGAATGGTTGATGTAAACGATGGCACCACACTTTTACCAGAACTTTCGCTTCACGATTTGAACAGCAAACAATTGAATAAAGTGCGCTATTTTAAATCTCCAGAACCTGTAAGAGAAATTAGTTTGGTAACACACAAAAGCTTTGTGAAAAAGAAAATGCTAAATGCCTTGAGAGAAGAAATCTTAATGCTTATTCCAAAAGGGATGAAAAACAGAAAGAAAAAAGATGTAGTTGGGATTTAG